In Xiphophorus maculatus strain JP 163 A chromosome 2, X_maculatus-5.0-male, whole genome shotgun sequence, one genomic interval encodes:
- the LOC102222564 gene encoding myoblast determination protein 1 homolog, producing the protein MIAGIKHHFFFFFFFSFFFLLLLLLLLRCCLNTSHRLKASCWFLLRRICLLLCSGLDSLMELSDISFSIPSADDFYDDPCFNTTDMHFFEDLDPRLVHGVPLKPEDSFSPSSSLSSSSPSPCSHLHHQLQHPEAEDDEHVRVPSGHHQAGRCLLWACKACKRKTTNADRRKAATLRERRRLSKVNDAFETLKRCTTANPNQRLPKVEILRNAISYIESLQALLRGDQEEGFYPVLEHYSGDSDASSPRSNCSDGMMDFNGPSRTRSFDNSSFFSETPNAGPKRGRSSVISSLDCLSSIVERISTDGSSLQLGLVASGSPASSAPLSEAGKAREATQIPSSSSPDNQDPNLIYQVL; encoded by the exons ATGATAGCAGGAATCAAAcatcacttcttcttctttttcttcttctccttcttctttcttcttcttcttcttcttcttcttcgctGTTGCCTGAACACTTCACATCGACTGAAAGCGAGCTGTTGGTTTCTGCTCCGGCGGATCTGTCTCCTGCTCTGCTCTGGTTTGGACTCACTCATGGAGCTGTCGGATATTTCCTTCTCCATTCCCTCTGCTGATGATTTCTATGATGACCCGTGCTTTAACACCACTGACATGCACTTCTTCGAGGACCTGGATCCGCGGCTGGTGCATGGGGTCCCGCTGAAACCCGAGGACTCcttctccccctcctcctccttgtcTTCATCATCGCCCTCACCGTGCTCCCACCTGCATCACCAGCTCCAACACCCTGAGGCAGAGGACGACGAGCACGTCCGCGTCCCCAGCGGGCACCACCAGGCGGGCCGGTGCCTCTTGTGGGCCTGCAAGGCTTGCAAGCGGAAGACCACCAACGCGGACAGGCGGAAGGCGGCGACGCTGCGTGAACGCCGGCGGCTCAGCAAAGTGAACGACGCCTTCGAGACACTGAAGCGCTGCACGACGGCCAACCCCAACCAGAGGCTTCCCAAGGTGGAGATTCTGAGGAACGCCATCAGCTACATCGAGTCTCTGCAGGCGCTGCTGCGCGGCGACCAGGAGGAGGGCTTCTACCCAGTGCTGGAGCATTACAGCGGGGACTCGGACGCGTCCAGTCCCCGCTCCAACTGCTCCGATGGGATG aTGGATTTTAACGGACCGAGCAGAACAAGAAGCTTTGACAACAGCTCTTTCTTCTCTGAGACGCCAAACG CTGGTCCGAAGAGGGGTCGCAGCTCTGTGATCTCCAGTCTGGACTGCCTGTCCAGCATTGTGGAGCGGATCTCCACGGATGGCAGCAGCCTGCAGCTCGGGCTTGTAGCCTCCGGCTCCCCGGCCTCTTCAGCTCCGCTCAGCGAGGCAGGAAAGGCCCGAGAGGCCACTCAGatcccctcctcttcctcccccgaCAACCAGGACCCAAACCTCATCTACCAAGTCCTATAG